A stretch of DNA from Terriglobia bacterium:
ACCTTAAGGGTCCACATTATAGCCTCCCCGTGAACGGTGCGCCGTTTGGCGCACTTCCTTGCCGCTTCAAAAAGGGGATTGGGCGGTCTATGCTCGCACCGAGGGGGAGATGCGTGTGAGCTCGATCGTCCCACCCTGGCGTGTCGCGGCCGTCCAGATGACCTCCACCGAGAACCGGGTACGTAACTTGGGCGTCGCGGAGTACCTCGCCCGCCGGGCGGTGGATGCGGGGTCGAGCCTCGTGGCGTTTCCCGAGCATTTCTCTTCCGTCCCCGCCGACGACGGGTCGCCCGTCCGCCTCGCGGAGCCCCTGGAGGGACCCCTCACGCGCTGGCTGCGCAACCTCGCCACCGAGCTGGGCTGCTACGTGCTGGCCGGGTCCTTCATGGAGAAGATCGCGCGGAGCCGCAAGGCCTACAACACGTCGGTCCTGGTGGGGCCCACCGGGGAGATCCTGGCCATGTATCGGAAGCTCCACCTGTTCGACCTCCGTGCGCCGGGCCGCGCCGCGCTCCTCGAGTCGCGGATCACCGCTCCGGGAGTCCGGCCCGTGACGGTGGAGACTCCGCTGGGGAAGCTGGGGT
This window harbors:
- a CDS encoding carbon-nitrogen hydrolase family protein, which codes for MRVSSIVPPWRVAAVQMTSTENRVRNLGVAEYLARRAVDAGSSLVAFPEHFSSVPADDGSPVRLAEPLEGPLTRWLRNLATELGCYVLAGSFMEKIARSRKAYNTSVLVGPTGEILAMYRKLHLFDLRAPGRAALLESRITAPGVRPVTVETPLGKLGLSVGYDLRFPELYRHLALDGARVLFVPAAFTEHTGRHHWMPLLRARAIENQCWVVAPAQVGRHNPRRASHGHTAVIDPWGDVVALEERGEGVLSAEIDFGKLESIRSSLPCLEHVHPHLLGREPRRRGRP